The genomic DNA TCCGGTCGACGACCGCGGTTCTATGACCGCCGAGGCCGGAAAGAGCGCGGGGCTTTCGACCGAAAAGGCCAGCCCCGAGATCATCGGCGAACTGCGCGAAAACGGATTATTGTTCGCGAGCGAAAAGATCGTCCACCAATATCCGCACTGCTGGCGCTGCCACGAGCCGGTGCTGTTCCGCGCGACAAGCCAGTGGTTCTGCTCGGTCGACGCCTTTAAAGAGCAGGCTGTCGACGCGATCAAAGACGTGAAATTCTACCCCGACTGGGGTCATGACCGCATGGTCTCGATGATCCGCGAGCGCAGCGACTGGTGCATCTCGCGCCAGCGCAACTGGGGTCTGCCGATTCCGGTGTTTTACTGCAGGACCTGCGGCAAGCCGGTCTGCGACGCGGCGACTACCGACGCGGTCTCGAAACTGTTCGGAAAATACGGCTCCAACGCCTGGTTCGAAAAAGACGCGAAAGACATTTTGCCCGCCGGCTACAAATGCCCGCACTGCGGCGCAACGGAATTCGACAAGGAGAAAGACACGCTTGACGGTTGGTTTGACTCGGGCTCGACGCATTTCGCGTCGCTTGCCAAGAACAACCCCGAACAGTGGCCCGCCGACATCTATCTGGAGGGCGGCGACCAATACAGAGGCTGGTTTCAGTCGTCGCTGCTGACCGCGGTCGCGACCAGAGGGGCCGCGCCCTACCGCACCATCATCACCAACGGCTGGACCGTCGACGGCGAGGGCAGGGCGATGCACAAATCCCTCGGCAACGCCGTCGCGCCGCAGGAGGTCATCAAGGACTGGGGCGCGGACGTGCTCCGGCTGTGGGTCGCCGCCGCGGATTATCAAAACGACGTGCGCATCTCGCCCGACATCATCAAACAGCTCTCCGAGGCCTACCGCAAGATTCGAAACACCGCGCGGTTCGTGCTCGGCAACCTGAGCGATTTCGACCCCGATAAAGATTTCTGCGACGACTATGAGCCGCTCGACCGCTGGGCGCTTTCGCGTTTGTCCGACCTCGTCAAAAAGGTCACGGCGGCCTATGACAATTACCAGTTCCACATCGTCTACCGGTCGCTTTACGACTTCTGCGTGGTCGATATGAGCAACATCTATTTCGACGTTTTAAAAGACCGCCTGTACGTCGAAAAGGCCGACGGCAAAAAACGCCGCGCCGCCCAGACCGTGATCTGGCAGGTGCTCGACGCGATCACGCGCATTATGGCGCCGATCATCGCATTCACCTCGGACGAGATCTGGAAGGCAATGCCGCACCGCAAATCCGACGACAAGCTCTCGCCGGTGTTCAACGCGTTCCCGAAAACCGAAAATATCGACATCTCCGATGTGGACTGGGACGCGCTTTTCGCCCTTCGCGAAGAAGTCAAGAAAGCGCTCGAAGACGCGCGCAGCGAGAAACTGATCGGCGCACCGCTCGACGCGGCGGTGACCATCACGACGCCGGACGCGGACAAACTCGCGAAAGACGCCGATCTGATGCGCGAACTCTGTATCGTCTCGGGCCTGAAGCTCGAAAAAGGCGACAAGGTTTCGGTCAAAGTCGAGAAGGCGGGCGGCTGCAAGTGCGTGCGCTGCTGGACTTATTCCGACAGCGTCGGCAAAGACGGCGGACACCCCGAACTCTGCGCCCGCTGCGCATCCATCCTGAGGTCATAACTTGACTCCGTTTTCGGAGAAGATCCTCTCGGAAAATATGATCCGCTTTACTGCCCGCCAAAAGGGCCGGTTTCGGCTTGCCCTTAAGGCGGGTTTTGAGGAGATGGGCTATCGCCCGCGCCTCGAAGTCCACAAGTGCCTCGGCAAAAACCGCAATGTGATCGTCGGCGACCTCGGCAAGGCGAAAGTGATTTTCACGGCGCACTATGACACTCCGGCGAGAATGCTTCTGCCGAATTTCATCACGCCGCGCAGTATCGCTTTATCGATTCTTTACCAACTGTTAATCGGGATTCTTGTTTTATTATCAATGTTTATACATGCAATCGGTTGTTCGTTTATCGCTGTTGGGATTTCATTGCTTTTCACCGTGACGGAAACGACTCAAACCATATTCACGGAAATCGGCTTTTTTATCGGCATTCTGTTTTCCTTGTATGATATTTTGGGTGTTCCGAACCGAAACAACTATAACGACAACTCAAGCGGCGTCGTGACGCTGTTCGAAATCGCGGCGAAACTGCCGGAAGAGTTACGCAGGGATGCCGCGTTCGTCTTTTTCGACCGCGAGGAATGGGGGTCGCTCGGGTCGCTCGCGTTTAAAAAACGGTACGCGAAACTGCTCGCGGACAAGCCGGTCGTCAATTTCGACTGTGTGGGCGACGGGGAAACACTCGCGTTTTTATTCAAAAAGGCCGTACCCGAAGAAATTCGGGAGAAGCTCAAAGCGGCGGACGGCGGAGAGCGGAAAGTCGTTTATTTCCCCTCGAAGACAACCTTCTTCCCGTCCGACCACATGAATTTCAGGTGCGGCATCGGCGCGGCGGCGTTTCGCCAAAACCGCGTTCTCGGCTATTATCTCGGGCGCATCCATACGAGGCGCGACCGCATTTTAAACGANNNNNNNNNNNNNNNNNNNNNNNNNNNNNNNNNNNNNNNNNNNNNNNNNNNNNNNNNNNNNNNNNNNNNNNNNNNNNNNNNNNNNNNNNNNNNNNNNNNNGCCGACCAGCTTTTAAAGCTCTGGGCGGTCAATACGCTTCAGGGCAATCCGATTCCGCTCATCGACGGGGTGCTGGAGTTTTTTTACCACGAAAATAAAGGCGCCGCGTTCGGGATGCTGCAGGGCGGCAAGCTCATTTTTATCGCCATGACGCTGGTGATCACGGCGGCGGGCATCTGGGCGATGATCAAGCTGCCGTTGTTTCAAAAGATGAGCGTGCGCGTCTGCACCGTGATGATCATCGCGGGCGGGTTCGGCAATAATCTGATCGACCGCATTTTCAGAGGGTACGTCGTCGATTTCATCTATTTCAAGTTGATCAACTTTCCGATTTTCAACCTCGCGGACTCTTGCATCACCTGCGGCGCGATCGCCCTCGCGGCGTTTATCCTGTTTTCCAAGGACCCCGACAAGCAGCTAAAACAAAATGGGTGAAAAAATCGTTTTGACCGCCGGGGAGAGCGGCGTCCGTCTCGATAAATTCCTTGCCGACAGCGCGGGAATCAGCCGCGCGATGGCGGCAAAGCTGACCGAAAGCGGCGCGGTCTTCGTCGACGGGATCGCGCAGGCGAAAAAATATCCGCTGAAAGCCGGGCAGGTTGTGACTTTCGAGCTGCCCGATTTGGAGCCGTGCGCAGCGAAGCCCGAGGACATCCCGCTCGATATCGTCTATGAGGACGACTGGCTGCTCGTCGTCAACAAACCGCGCGGCATGGTTGTGCATCCGGCGGCGGGAAACCCCGACGGGACGCTCGTGAGCGCGCTGCTTGCCCACTGCGGCAATTCGCTTTCGGGCATCAACGGCGTGGTCCGTCCCGGCATCGTCCACCGCATCGACAAAGACACGAGCGGGCTGCTGATCGTCGCAAAAACCGACGAAGCGCACAAGGCCCTCGCCGTCCAGATCGCGGAACACAGCTTTACGCGCGAATACGAGGCGGTGGTGATCGGGCATCTGCCGCAGCAAAGCGGGGAGGTTTCGCTTCCCATCGGGCGCAGCAAAAATGACCGAAAGAAGATGGCGGCGACGGCGTTCAACTCGAAGCCCGCGCTGACCAAATACCGCGTCTTGGACGAATATCCGGGCTATTCCCATGTTCGGCTCAAGCTTGAGACCGGCAGAACCCATCAGATCCGCGTGCATATGGCGGCGCTCGGGCATCCGGTCGCGGGAGACCCGCTCTACGGCGGGCTGCAAAAGGGCAAAAATTTCGGCGGGCAGATTCTGCACGCAAAACACATCGGATTCGCCCACCCGAAAGACGGGAATTGGCTCGAATTCGAGAGCAACCTCCCGCAATATTTTATCGATTTTTTAGACCAACTGAAAGGAAATACCCCTGCATGAAGTATCACATCAAAGACACGATTTTGATCTCGGACCTCGACGGCACGCTTTTGCCGCAGGACTCGAAAGTGTGCGACGAGGACGTCAAAGCGATTCACGGCTACATCGCCGACGGAGGGCATTTTACGCTCGCGACCGGGCGCATGCCGGACATGCTCGAATACGCCGAAATCCTCAAGACGAATTTGCCCTGCATCGTCGGAAACGGCTCGGTGATCTATGATTATCACAACAAAAAGGTGCTCTGGGAGACGTTTTTGGACCCGATCGCAAAAACGGCGATCCCCGCGGTGATGCGCGAATTCCCCGGACTCGGGCTCGAGATGCGGGTGCTCGACAAGCTCTATGTCTCGCGCCTGAATGAGCAGGTGAAATGGCATTTTTCGTGGGAGGATCAGCAATATACCCTTGTCAACTTTGAGGAAACGATTTATAATTGTCATAAAATGCTGCTGCTCGAGGAACATGAAGTGTTGGAGCAGGCAAAGGCGTTTTTGGAAAGCAACTACCCGGGCGCGTTCGACTATGTGTTTTCGTGCGCGGTGTTTTTGGAGATCATCCCGCGCGGCTGCACCAAAGGCGATGCCGTTCCGCAGTTCAAAGAGCTTTGCGGCATGAAAAACGCGCCGGTTTTCGCGATGGGCGATTACGGCAACGACGTCACGCTGCTCAAAGCGGCCGACGTCTCGGGCTGTCCGTCGACCGCGCTCGACGAGGTCAAAGCCGTCGCGAATTACATCACCAAGCCCGTCGGAGAGGGCGCAATGGCGGAATTTATCTCCGTTTTAAGAGAAAAATATCTCGTTTAGTTTATCATTCATAACGAGTTCTTGCATATTTAGATTCGCGATATTCTGAAAGGATGGTTCACTGATTTATGGACGCTAAGACAAAACTCGAGCTGCAAAAAACCGCTTTAAAGATCCGCATGGGCGTGATCGAGGGCGTTTTTAACGCGAAATCGGGGCACCCGGGCGGCTCACTTTCGAGCTCGGACATCATGGCGTATCTGTATTTCAAGCAGATGCGCATCGACCCGAAAAACCCCAAAGACCCCGACCGCGACCGCTTTGTGCTCTCCAAGGGCCACTGCGCGCCGGTGCTTTATTCATCGCTTGCCAACCGGGGCTATTTCCCGGTCGAGGATTTAAAGACCTTGCGCCACATCGGCAGTTATCTGCAGGGCCACCCCGACATGAAGGGCACGCCCGGCGTCGATATGAGCAGCGGCTCGCTCGGTCAGGGCATCTCGGCGGCCTGCGGCATGGCCAAGGGCGCTAAAGTACAAAATAAGGACTTTCATGTATACACGCTGCTCGGCGACGGCGAACTCGAAGAGGGTCAGGTCTGGGAAGCGGCAATGTTTGCCGGCCATTACAAACTCGATAACCTGACCGCGATC from Oscillospiraceae bacterium includes the following:
- the ileS gene encoding isoleucine--tRNA ligase translates to MPTDYNATLNLTKTDFPMRAGLPLREPEMLKSWQESGIYEQLLAKNGGKPQFILHDGPPFSNGPIHIGTAMNKLLKDFIIKYKAMQGYYTPYVPGWDNHGMPIESAIIKQNKLDRKKMSVAEFRSACHKFAADFVEVQKEGFERIGVWGDWKHPYLTMAPEFEAEEVKVFGEMYQKGYIYKGLKPVYWCPSDETALAEAEIEYADDPCETIYVKFPLVDDKGKLKALGAAEKTFFMIWTTTAWTLPANVAVCVGPEFEYALVKCGDECYVIAKELVESVMKAAKIPDYAISGTIKGSELEYMRTSHPFLDREALVIVGDYVTLDTGTGIVHIAPGHGMDDYIVCRKYKELPILVPVDDRGSMTAEAGKSAGLSTEKASPEIIGELRENGLLFASEKIVHQYPHCWRCHEPVLFRATSQWFCSVDAFKEQAVDAIKDVKFYPDWGHDRMVSMIRERSDWCISRQRNWGLPIPVFYCRTCGKPVCDAATTDAVSKLFGKYGSNAWFEKDAKDILPAGYKCPHCGATEFDKEKDTLDGWFDSGSTHFASLAKNNPEQWPADIYLEGGDQYRGWFQSSLLTAVATRGAAPYRTIITNGWTVDGEGRAMHKSLGNAVAPQEVIKDWGADVLRLWVAAADYQNDVRISPDIIKQLSEAYRKIRNTARFVLGNLSDFDPDKDFCDDYEPLDRWALSRLSDLVKKVTAAYDNYQFHIVYRSLYDFCVVDMSNIYFDVLKDRLYVEKADGKKRRAAQTVIWQVLDAITRIMAPIIAFTSDEIWKAMPHRKSDDKLSPVFNAFPKTENIDISDVDWDALFALREEVKKALEDARSEKLIGAPLDAAVTITTPDADKLAKDADLMRELCIVSGLKLEKGDKVSVKVEKAGGCKCVRCWTYSDSVGKDGGHPELCARCASILRS
- a CDS encoding M28 family peptidase, encoding MIRFTARQKGRFRLALKAGFEEMGYRPRLEVHKCLGKNRNVIVGDLGKAKVIFTAHYDTPARMLLPNFITPRSIALSILYQLLIGILVLLSMFIHAIGCSFIAVGISLLFTVTETTQTIFTEIGFFIGILFSLYDILGVPNRNNYNDNSSGVVTLFEIAAKLPEELRRDAAFVFFDREEWGSLGSLAFKKRYAKLLADKPVVNFDCVGDGETLAFLFKKAVPEEIREKLKAADGGERKVVYFPSKTTFFPSDHMNFRCGIGAAAFRQNRVLGYYLGRIHTRRDRILN
- the lspA gene encoding signal peptidase II codes for the protein ADQLLKLWAVNTLQGNPIPLIDGVLEFFYHENKGAAFGMLQGGKLIFIAMTLVITAAGIWAMIKLPLFQKMSVRVCTVMIIAGGFGNNLIDRIFRGYVVDFIYFKLINFPIFNLADSCITCGAIALAAFILFSKDPDKQLKQNG
- a CDS encoding RluA family pseudouridine synthase, with protein sequence MGEKIVLTAGESGVRLDKFLADSAGISRAMAAKLTESGAVFVDGIAQAKKYPLKAGQVVTFELPDLEPCAAKPEDIPLDIVYEDDWLLVVNKPRGMVVHPAAGNPDGTLVSALLAHCGNSLSGINGVVRPGIVHRIDKDTSGLLIVAKTDEAHKALAVQIAEHSFTREYEAVVIGHLPQQSGEVSLPIGRSKNDRKKMAATAFNSKPALTKYRVLDEYPGYSHVRLKLETGRTHQIRVHMAALGHPVAGDPLYGGLQKGKNFGGQILHAKHIGFAHPKDGNWLEFESNLPQYFIDFLDQLKGNTPA
- a CDS encoding HAD family hydrolase; protein product: MKYHIKDTILISDLDGTLLPQDSKVCDEDVKAIHGYIADGGHFTLATGRMPDMLEYAEILKTNLPCIVGNGSVIYDYHNKKVLWETFLDPIAKTAIPAVMREFPGLGLEMRVLDKLYVSRLNEQVKWHFSWEDQQYTLVNFEETIYNCHKMLLLEEHEVLEQAKAFLESNYPGAFDYVFSCAVFLEIIPRGCTKGDAVPQFKELCGMKNAPVFAMGDYGNDVTLLKAADVSGCPSTALDEVKAVANYITKPVGEGAMAEFISVLREKYLV
- a CDS encoding transketolase — translated: MDAKTKLELQKTALKIRMGVIEGVFNAKSGHPGGSLSSSDIMAYLYFKQMRIDPKNPKDPDRDRFVLSKGHCAPVLYSSLANRGYFPVEDLKTLRHIGSYLQGHPDMKGTPGVDMSSGSLGQGISAACGMAKGAKVQNKDFHVYTLLGDGELEEGQVWEAAMFAGHYKLDNLTAIVDYNGLQIDGKLSEVCSPEPIAPKFKAFNWNVIEICAHDFDEIEDAFKKALKHKGEPTVIVAHSVKGRCVSYMENLAKWHGTAPNAQEYEQAMTELKAQLAAL